One region of Aminobacterium colombiense DSM 12261 genomic DNA includes:
- a CDS encoding C-terminal binding protein, with translation MANFKVFMTDTIFPDSVIEEEELAKIGAQLQISSDKTSSAFITEGHDCDAMLVVYAPVGEEVIRKLDKCRIIVRTGIGVNNIDVDAATEKKIMVCNVPDYCIEEVADHTIALFLSGIRKVSYLNQKVKGGQWDVTLAKPVPRLRGKKYGVLGCGAIGREVATRAQAFGMDIYGYDPYLSDERLSSLGITRVASIEEIFSTVDFFSLHMPLTEETHHLINESTLSLMKPSTFFVNTSRGPLVNQKDLYQALVEKRIAGAALDVLETEPPEAPFALAGLDNIILTPHAAFYSNESEIELRRKAAKEIVRALTGNNPKNWVNKF, from the coding sequence TTGGCTAATTTCAAGGTTTTCATGACAGATACTATTTTCCCCGACTCAGTCATTGAAGAAGAGGAGTTGGCTAAAATAGGCGCGCAACTTCAAATTTCCTCTGACAAAACATCGTCGGCTTTCATAACTGAAGGGCATGATTGCGATGCAATGCTGGTGGTATACGCACCGGTGGGCGAAGAGGTGATTCGCAAGCTCGATAAGTGCAGGATCATTGTACGAACGGGAATAGGGGTCAACAATATAGATGTGGACGCAGCTACCGAAAAAAAGATTATGGTATGTAATGTCCCTGACTATTGTATAGAAGAGGTCGCAGATCATACCATAGCCTTATTCCTTTCAGGGATAAGAAAGGTTTCCTATCTCAACCAGAAAGTCAAAGGCGGCCAATGGGATGTAACACTCGCGAAGCCGGTTCCCCGTTTGAGAGGGAAAAAATATGGAGTTCTTGGCTGCGGTGCCATAGGCAGAGAAGTAGCCACGAGAGCTCAGGCTTTTGGAATGGATATATACGGGTACGATCCGTACCTCTCTGATGAGAGATTGAGCTCCCTGGGCATTACGCGCGTTGCAAGCATCGAAGAAATTTTTTCAACTGTTGATTTTTTCTCGCTTCATATGCCTCTTACAGAAGAAACACATCATCTTATCAATGAATCAACCCTTTCTCTTATGAAACCTTCTACTTTTTTTGTTAATACTTCGAGAGGGCCTCTTGTAAATCAAAAAGATCTTTATCAGGCTTTAGTTGAAAAGCGTATAGCGGGAGCTGCCCTTGATGTGCTGGAAACAGAGCCTCCTGAGGCACCTTTTGCTCTTGCCGGGCTGGACAACATCATTCTTACCCCTCACGCAGCTTTCTATTCAAATGAGTCTGAAATAGAGTTAAGACGAAAGGCAGCCAAGGAAATAGTAAGAGCATTGACAGGCAATAATCCCAAAAACTGGGTAAATAAATTTTAA
- a CDS encoding LeuA family protein: MTVKFNNSPTPWKTDLWYTSPWNFSEEARKGFDFSKKIQFHDVSLRDGEQQSGLIFTKDQKVALAEKLAEVGIHRIEAGMPAVSDQDEGAIKEIVRRNLGPEIFAFARCMKDDVKRALDCGVKSIVMEVPTSDHLLKYAYRWEVQKAIDVSIESTLYARDNGMYVSFFTIDGTRTGIDEYLDLIELIAENGHMDELTVVDTMGGLMPQAVPFLIKKVKERISDKPIGIHFHDDFGLGAANTLAGLAAGADIAHTTISGIGERAGNAPYEDVALSLLTMYGVDTGLKYNKFYPLSQYLQSISGLKVRQNRGIVGENVSDIESGIVAGWFKNANDEAPLELSPYLYSLTGHPDAKVTIGKMSGIPTVDIYLDKLGLDVKDADVKLEIVNAIKAKAFEKSALLTEQEFEEIARNIIDKA, encoded by the coding sequence ATGACAGTAAAATTCAACAATTCTCCCACTCCTTGGAAGACAGATCTATGGTACACGAGCCCCTGGAACTTTTCAGAAGAGGCAAGGAAGGGGTTCGACTTTTCTAAGAAAATTCAGTTTCATGATGTTTCCCTTCGTGACGGTGAACAGCAATCAGGGCTCATCTTCACTAAAGATCAAAAAGTTGCTTTAGCTGAAAAGCTGGCAGAAGTAGGTATTCACAGAATAGAAGCTGGTATGCCCGCAGTTTCAGATCAAGATGAAGGGGCAATCAAAGAGATAGTTAGGCGCAACCTTGGTCCAGAAATCTTTGCTTTCGCCCGCTGTATGAAAGATGATGTGAAAAGAGCTCTTGATTGTGGTGTTAAGAGCATTGTCATGGAAGTTCCGACAAGTGATCATCTGTTGAAATATGCCTATAGGTGGGAAGTTCAGAAGGCTATAGACGTATCCATAGAGTCCACCCTCTATGCTCGTGATAATGGGATGTACGTTTCTTTCTTCACTATAGATGGAACAAGAACAGGCATCGATGAGTACCTCGATTTGATAGAGCTCATTGCAGAAAATGGCCATATGGACGAACTCACAGTAGTAGATACTATGGGTGGGCTTATGCCCCAGGCCGTCCCCTTCCTTATAAAGAAAGTAAAAGAGCGAATTTCAGATAAACCCATAGGCATCCATTTTCATGATGATTTTGGCCTTGGTGCAGCGAATACCCTTGCCGGCCTTGCAGCTGGAGCAGATATTGCCCATACAACTATCTCCGGCATCGGAGAGCGGGCGGGGAACGCTCCTTACGAAGATGTGGCTCTCTCCCTTCTGACCATGTACGGAGTGGATACAGGTTTGAAGTACAATAAATTCTATCCACTTTCTCAATATCTCCAGAGTATTTCTGGTCTTAAAGTTCGTCAGAACAGGGGAATCGTAGGCGAAAATGTGTCTGACATTGAATCAGGAATTGTGGCGGGATGGTTTAAAAATGCCAATGATGAGGCTCCCCTTGAGCTTTCTCCTTATCTCTACAGTTTGACAGGACATCCAGACGCAAAGGTTACTATTGGAAAGATGAGCGGCATTCCAACTGTTGACATCTATCTTGATAAATTGGGACTCGATGTAAAAGACGCTGATGTGAAGCTGGAAATAGTTAATGCCATAAAAGCAAAAGCTTTCGAAAAGAGCGCTCTTTTGACTGAGCAGGAGTTTGAGGAAATAGCACGGAACATTATTGATAAGGCGTAA
- a CDS encoding DctP family TRAP transporter solute-binding subunit: MFKKGISMLSVLVLVICVCVFAVGTAAEAAKTITIKFAHNGNTIPEDPQNIACAKFKEMVEEKSGGTLKVELYPAGQLGDARTIVEGVQMGTIEIGDIENGPMGRFVPEAMLWDLPFIFRDIDHAHKVLDGELGQMVQEKYVGVGIRHLAYNDGGFRYFTNNARPINTMADIKGLKIRVMESKVMIDTLAAFGASPVPMAFGELYTALQQGVVDGQENPLNLIFSQRFYEVQKYLSLSGHFYYPRQYIASENWWKTLSDEHKKIIAESAKIACDIQREELAKYEVAMRTVLKEKGMEINEVDKTDFIETAQTKLYPSYYSVVGGGDEAYGKELIEKINNTK, translated from the coding sequence ATGTTTAAAAAAGGGATTAGTATGTTGTCAGTCTTAGTACTTGTTATTTGCGTATGTGTTTTTGCAGTGGGTACAGCTGCAGAGGCAGCTAAAACAATCACTATCAAATTTGCCCACAACGGTAATACTATTCCGGAAGATCCCCAGAATATCGCTTGTGCAAAGTTTAAGGAAATGGTAGAGGAAAAGTCAGGCGGAACCCTTAAGGTAGAGCTTTACCCTGCAGGCCAGCTTGGCGACGCCAGAACCATAGTTGAAGGCGTGCAAATGGGAACCATTGAGATCGGTGACATTGAGAATGGCCCTATGGGGCGTTTTGTTCCAGAAGCAATGCTTTGGGATTTACCCTTTATATTCCGTGATATAGACCATGCCCATAAGGTGCTCGATGGCGAACTTGGCCAGATGGTACAGGAGAAATATGTAGGCGTAGGCATTAGACACCTTGCCTACAATGACGGCGGTTTCAGATATTTTACAAACAATGCAAGACCTATTAACACCATGGCTGACATTAAAGGACTCAAGATTCGTGTTATGGAAAGCAAGGTCATGATAGATACTCTTGCTGCTTTTGGCGCATCTCCCGTGCCCATGGCTTTTGGAGAACTCTATACGGCTCTTCAGCAAGGTGTTGTTGATGGACAGGAAAACCCTCTTAACCTTATTTTCAGCCAGAGATTCTATGAAGTACAGAAATATCTTTCTCTGAGCGGCCACTTCTATTACCCAAGGCAGTATATTGCTTCCGAAAATTGGTGGAAAACTCTGAGCGACGAACATAAGAAAATTATTGCCGAGAGTGCAAAGATCGCATGTGACATTCAGAGAGAAGAGCTGGCAAAGTATGAAGTAGCCATGAGAACGGTATTGAAAGAAAAAGGCATGGAGATCAATGAAGTTGATAAAACCGATTTCATCGAGACAGCCCAGACGAAACTGTACCCCTCCTATTACAGTGTTGTAGGGGGCGGGGATGAAGCTTACGGCAAAGAGCTTATAGAAAAGATCAACAACACGAAGTAA